Genomic window (Egicoccus halophilus):
TCCGGGCGCAGATGCACGGCGCGCCGGCCGGCGGCACGGAGTGCGGCGAGGTCGCCGGCGGCCTGGGCCCGCTTGAGACGTCCGAAGCTGTGGTCGCGTCCCGGCACGTCGGCGTCACGCGCGTCCTCGCCGACCACCACCAGGAACCGGCCCGTGTTCGGCCCGCCCTTGTGCAGCTGTCCGGTCGAGTGCAGGTAGCGCGGACCGATGCCCACGGTCACCGGCACCCCGAGGCGGGAACGCAGCCGGGTGGCCGCGGCATGCAGCGCCTGCTCGTCGTCCCCGCCGGGGGTGACGAAGCCGAGCAGTGCCACGTAGTCACCGGCCGCGACGTCGGCGAGCACCTCGTCGGCGTTCCCGGTCGGCGGCAGGTCCTCTCCCGAGGACAACACCCGGTCGGTCGCCGTCTTCGCCGACTGCACGTCGGGCTGGTCGAACGGGTTGATGCCGAGCAGTGCTCCGGCGACCGCGGTCGCCACCTCCCAGCGCACGACCTCGCCGGCCAGCTGCTCGGGCCCCGACCACGGCAGCTGCACCACCGGATGACCGGCGCGGGCGACCGCCTCGGCCGCGGGCGAGGCACCCAGGACGACCACGAGGCGGTCGTCGCCCCAACGGTCGGCGTCGGCGAGGTCGGCGTCGAGCACGGGCAGCACCCCGACCCCCTGCTTGCCGGTCGACTCCGCCACGAGCTGCTCGACCCACAGGCCGAAGGTCGCGACCTCGTCGGGTAGGACGAGCACCAACTTGTCGCGGCCGGCCCGGTGGGCGG
Coding sequences:
- a CDS encoding glucose-6-phosphate isomerase, whose translation is MTLGPLTDAVADATRQALEVVPRMWDRDHTVWRDDPTEIEDRLGWLDAPERADEVRGELERLVADVVADGITDVLLVGMGGSSLYPEVLATTYGAAAGHPRLRVLDSVDPAAVIAAEEELPWQATLLVPASKSGGTVEMACHLARFRERLVDVHTAAGAGRHILPITDPGSALEREASERGYRAVVHGQPDVGGRFSALTPFGLLPAALLGVDLDAHLAPAREQLAAARSQDPSVNSPAVLGATIAAAHRAGRDKLVLVLPDEVATFGLWVEQLVAESTGKQGVGVLPVLDADLADADRWGDDRLVVVLGASPAAEAVARAGHPVVQLPWSGPEQLAGEVVRWEVATAVAGALLGINPFDQPDVQSAKTATDRVLSSGEDLPPTGNADEVLADVAAGDYVALLGFVTPGGDDEQALHAAATRLRSRLGVPVTVGIGPRYLHSTGQLHKGGPNTGRFLVVVGEDARDADVPGRDHSFGRLKRAQAAGDLAALRAAGRRAVHLRPEALREL